The sequence GCATATTTAGCTTCTATGTTTTTCAATATTTAACTTACATATCCAGTTTGGATGTTTATTTGTTCTGAGAATACATATAAATCAACATGAAAAACAATCTTGAAGGTGTTAATCGTCTAACTGATGATGATTTTAAAACCTACCATGAAAATTTGGGAAGTTTTAGTTCCATTGATGTGACCAAATCTCAAAGATATGAAGGTTCAATGTGGGAGTGGAAGGCGTCCTACAGTATATATGGTTTAGAGTGCTGTATATTCAAAGTCAAGCCATTTAAAGAAGTAACCAAAGATGGCATATTGTCTACGAATGAAGTATATTTCGAACTCTTCTGTAGGTTATCTTACTACAATTTACAACATAGCTGCATTAGTTTTAAAATACAAAATGACGAAGCTTTTCTCGCCTCTCCTGATTGTTGTATCAATCTAAATAGAGAATTTGAATATAGTAAGAAAAAGCTTAAAAAGAGTATTATTGGATCGGATTATGTTATGGAAACACGTGCTTATCATTATAGCAGTGGCACTATAAGAGGTCTGCTTGTGTTGGAAGAGGTGAGAAAGATAGGAGATAATGAAAAGCCTCGTAAGGTAACTGTGGCTCACTATTACACTGTTTGTAGCTTTAATACTTTTAGTTTCAATAAAAGAGACATTGCTCTTTCTGTGATTGTAAATATTGAACCATGTGAGAAAGCTGGTTTGAAGGTTACTGTGGAAGGCCCTAGTCATCACCCTATTGGAGCATT comes from Vicia villosa cultivar HV-30 ecotype Madison, WI unplaced genomic scaffold, Vvil1.0 ctg.001801F_1_1, whole genome shotgun sequence and encodes:
- the LOC131636659 gene encoding uncharacterized protein LOC131636659, whose protein sequence is MKNNLEGVNRLTDDDFKTYHENLGSFSSIDVTKSQRYEGSMWEWKASYSIYGLECCIFKVKPFKEVTKDGILSTNEVYFELFCRLSYYNLQHSCISFKIQNDEAFLASPDCCINLNREFEYSKKKLKKSIIGSDYVMETRAYHYSSGTIRGLLVLEEVRKIGDNEKPRKVTVEGPSHHPIGALHNMFEQVMKTEIWKPTMLCPNLSNIERQLLRRQQPEREDGDVGFPPPRGHGGKSKRAVVIDSGGSVIGNGNCNVVIGDMIIYK